Part of the Catalinimonas alkaloidigena genome is shown below.
GTACTGTTTGCCATAGATGCCAGCGACGATACAATGGCAGCGGTAAGCGCGGCAAAAGCTACTCCTTTCATACCATTAGGTAGAAGGCTAAGTAATGATGGGTATGCTCTGTCGGGAACGATAAAGCCAGTATCAGGATCAGTCATAATATTGGTAAAATCACCGCCCATTGCGTCATTCTGAACAATGACAAAGGCAGCAATACCGGGAATAACGACAATCAGAGGAATTAATAATTTCAGTATTCCTGCGAATACTACGCCCCGCTGAGCATGATCCAGGTTCTTAGCTGCCAATGCCCGCTGGGTAATATACTGATTGAACCCCCAGTAACTTAAGTTTACAATCCACATTCCACCAATGAGTACACTTATGCCGGGCAGCATCTGATAGGCATCGGTGGTACCTCCCTGCCCATCGGTGATCATAAAGCCTTCTTCCAGAATCATGTGAAAGTGGTCGGGGGCTTCATTTCGAAGTCGTGCCAAGCCTCCAAATATATCTCCGTCTCCTACAATATCCAGTGCCAGATAAGTCGTAGCCAAACCTCCTAATACCAGGAATATCACCTGTACTACATCCGTCCAGGCTACTGCCATCAATCCACCATAGATAGAGTACAATAAAGCAAATAGCGCCAGGCCTATGATGGCGTAAATCAGATCAACTCCCAGTACGGTCTCTATACTTAAAGCACCCAGGTAGATGACTGAGGTAAGGTTTACAAATACATAGACGAGCAGCCAGAAGATAGCCATAAACGTGCGCACAGTATCATTATATCTGTCTGCCAGAAACTGAGGCATGGTGTAGATTCCCTTCTTGATGTAGATTGGCAGGAAAAATTTACCTACGACCAGCAGGGTGGCGGCCGCCATCCACTCATAAGTTGAGATTGCCAAACCTAGTGCATACCCTGAACCCGACATACCAATAAACTGCTCTGCTGAAATATTGGAAGCGATCAGCGATGCCCCTACTGCCCACCAGGGTAAAGACCGGCTGGCCAGAAAGTAGTCTTGTGAGTCTTTTTCGTGCCCTTTTTTATCTCTTGAAACCCAAAGGCCTAAGCCGATGATAAAGAGGCAGTAGCCAATGAACACTCCAAAGTCTAATGCGGAAAATCCCATGTGCAAATTTGTTAAGTAGTTTGGTTTTTGTTAGTCCGTTCTACAAGTATAATAATTTTAATGTTGTATTACTCGTTTGATGGTTTGCATCATCAGGATTAAACTTTTACTAAAGACAGGAGTGGTATTTACTTGGAGGATGAGGGGACAAAATCAAAGTTTTCTCTCCTGCGTTGTAAAATAATAAGACCGACAAATAATAAGATTCTTTAGCATTTTTGTGAAGTCCTTTGGCAAAGCAAAATCGCCAAGAAGATAGGCTTGTCTAATTATATATCTACAATTTCTGTCAGAGCACCAAAATATTGACAATAATGACAATGCTTTTCCGCCTCATTTGGCTTGTTAACATAGTAGTTCTGCTAAATACGCCTCTCCAGGCTCAGTTGCAGAAAGAATATTACGATAACGGCCAACTAAAATCTTCCGGACAACTTGCTGAAGGCCAGAAAACTGGTGAGTGGTCTTATTACTACCCTGATGGAACTCTTAATGCTATTGAGCATTATCGGGAAGGGCAAATACACGGAGAAATAAAGTACTATGACTTTAATGGGCACCTGGAAGCAATAGAAAACTGGCGGCTGGGCCAGCAGGAAGATAGTTCGTACTATTATTACCCTGACGGGCAAGTGGAGAAGAAGGGTATGTTCAGAGGTGGGCTTTATGAGGGAAAATGGTTTTTTTTCTATGAAGATGGTACTCCCAAGCGTATCGGCTATTATCAGGATGGCTTACCATCAGGAGAGTGGATCTTTTATCAGGAAAATGGTGAACTCCTGCAGGAAGGAACTTTTGAGCAGGGTCAGGAACAAGGAAAGTGGAAATTTTATAACAAAAAAGGGCGCCTGGAGTACATCGGCCAATATACTGAAGGTGAACGCACAGGAGACTGGTACTATGTAGACAAGAAAGGACGAAAAGAGAAGGTTGATTATTGATGAATAAAACTCATCTGTCTCTACTCCAGATTACTTTCAGCTCCCTGATTTTCTTTTCTTCCTCCGGCTCGCAAACGAATACAGCCTCACCTTCACAGTTGTACACAGCCTTACCTGCGCAGGTACAGCACAAAGCTCCGCTCACCTGAATGATAAAAACGCTCTCCCCCTGATAGAGGCCTTGTACTATCTGATATACCTGGCAATAATCACTCCCAGGATTGTTTTTATACTCATCTACAATCTCTTTGAGCCAGGGAAGTTCTTCCAGAGGCTTATCTACCCCACAAGCATTAGAAACAATCACTTCCTCACCATTATCAAAATCAATCTCCTGACAAGCCAAAGTCAACAGTAGAATGGGTAACAGTAGAAAGAGTCTACTCATAGTTTTGTCGTTTTTACCAAGACCCTACTCTACTCACTTTGGTTGGAAGCCTCTTTGTACAAACTTTAAGAAAAGCTAAACTACCTGATCAACAAATAGCATTGGAAATGCGCAAATCTGTCTGATATAGTATTTCTGCACGGTCACCCAGTTTCGTCCAAGTTTTGATAACCTTCAGTTGAAATACATCACCAATACGCTTTAAATATAATGTAACCTCATCCGCTTGATTAGATGAATCAGCTTATTTCAACTATTTGGCAAATCCCCCAATTTAAGAGCATGATATTCCGTATCTGTAACTGTTTCCTGTGATTATTAGTTAAAATTACCTATATTAAAAAAGTTATTCGCTTGAAGCTCTTTGATTCATTTACCTTAATTCTTTTCAGCTATGCCTAAGCCTAATAAAATTATTCCTATCACGCTTAATTCTGACAGCGATCCATTGCAGCAGAAAGCTAAAAGTGATCCAATTCAACAAAAGGGGTTCAAAAGTGACCCTATACAACAAAAAGCTAAAAGTGATCCTATCCAGCAGAGATAAAATTACTGAGAGATTTTTAGGATTAGTATCCATTTCTATTTACCAGGCTTTTTGGCCTGGTTTTTTGCTATATATACTCTCTGAATGCTTACAATGCCCACAGCAGCATCAACAGAAAAAAAACATTTAAGCTAAGCCCTGAGATCATATTTAGCCGCATGGTAGATTTGTAATTCACTTCTGATTTTTCATGGCGAACCTGCCAGTACCAATAAAAGAAATAGGATATAATCGGAAGTAGAAAGATCAGATAAATGAAAGCTTGTGTAAGGCTAAAAAAGTATCTGTAGTACAGAAAGAACCCTATAGCCGAAAAGGCGAAAACAATAGCAGTAAAATGAAAAGTACCGATAACTCCCAGTTTGTAACTTAACGTAATATCTCCCCGCCTGACATCTTCTTCATGCTGGTAGATCTGGGTCATAGGGTAAGAGCCCCAAAGCATCAGGCTGCTTAGTAAGGCCGGCAGTACATATTGTAAAACCCATACCTCATTAATTTCTACATCATGAATACTCATATAAGCCATGAGCCAGGTGAAGCACCCCTGAAAGAAACCGGCAATAAACCAACTAGCTGTCGCATGTTTCTTTAACCTTACTGAAGGGTGACTATAAGCCTTGCTCACCAGGCCGTAGATTAATAGCATCAGCGCAAACTGCCAGTTGATAAGCAAGCCTAATAAGATGGCAAGTAAGTCCAGCAAAAGCGCTACCCAGTATAAGTCTTTGCTTACCAAAGGTGGTTTTTCCAGCCCTCCTATGCTTCCTTCGTCTTTATCAAAATAGCTGTTGTACCCATTACTGGCCGGATACAATAAGAAATGAATTATAAAAAAGACCAGAAAAGTACGAGGCCAATCTTCCGGTACATCTACACTGAGCGCAAAAAGAAAAATTGGAAGAAGAAATACAGAAAAAGGGAGGCGCAGATGCAGTAGTGTAGACTTGGTGATCATATAGTAAATTTACCAATTGAGCAAACAATAAAAACCCGCTACAGTTATCAAGCATTATTAACTAATTTTTTTAGCTATGAGTGGTTTATTATATCTGGTAGCCATCATTCTTTTAATCGGATGGCTGCTTGGTTTTTTTGTATTTAGCGTTGGTAATTTTATCCACATACTATTGGTGATAGCGATCATCGCTATCCTGTTTAGGTTAATCAGGGGAAGAGGGATATAATGATGTTAGAGCCGGAAGCGAATGACTTCCGGCTATATATTCTTAGCTTCATTCCAGTAAGCATCCATCTCATTGAGCGTCATGTTTCCCAGGTCTTTTCCTTCTGACTTGGCTTTTTCCTCCAGATAGTTGAATCTTTTAATAAACTTCTTATTGCTTCTTTCCAGCGCTTCTTCAGGGTTAATACCTGTAAAACGAGCGTAGTTGACCAGCGAAAACAACAAGTCTCCGTATTCGTCCTGCATTTTTTCAAGATTGTTTACCTTCTCCTCTGCACGAAACTCCTCCATTTCTTCTTCTACCTTTTCCCATACCTGTCCTTTATGTTCCCAATCAAAGCCTACCCCCCTGGCCTTGTCCTGTATGCGCATCGCTTTGATGAGGGCAGGCAATGACTGGGGAACTCCCCCCAATACCGTCTTTTTAACGTTCCCTTTCTCTTTCAGCTTAATCTGTTCCCAGTTTCGCTCTACCGTAGCAGCATCTTCGGCTTTTACATCTCCATAAATATGGGGATGGCGTACTATTAATTTCTCGCAAATACCATCCAGCACATCCTTGATATCAAAAGCTTCCTGTTCAGATGCTATTTTTGAATAAAATACGATATGCAGTATCAGGTCTCCCAGTTCTTTTTTTATTTCTGGCATATCTCCTTCTATGATGGCGTCTGAGAGCTCATAGGTCTCTTCTATGGTAAGGTGTCTTAGACTTTCCAGGGTTTGCTTACGATCCCAGGGGCACTGCGCCCTTAATTCATCCATTATATTCAGTAAACGCTCAAATGCTTGTCTAGCCTCTGCTTTTTTTTCTTTTGCCATGAGTAAATCCTTTATCTACAGTACTTTATTTAGTTTTCTTCTATTAATCTCAATCAAAAATAAGTAATAGAAACTTTGGTTCTAAGGAGTTCGTTTTAACTTTGTAATCAAAATAGCAGAAAACGATAAGCATATGACGACGATACTTTTAGGTATAGGATTTTTGGGTTTATTTTTCGTACTGATGTGCGTAAGACTTATTTTCCTGAAAAATGGAGAGTTTAAGGGTACCTGTGCATCACAAAGCCCTTTTCTGAATAAAGAAGGTGCTACCTGTGGGTACTGCGGCAAAGAAGTAGGCAAAGATAGCCAATGTGGTAACCCCGACTCTGAAGTTAATAAAGTATTAGCTAAGTTTGATTAGTGCTTTTTTCTAAATTTGCTGCCTTTCTATATTTAGCCATAAAATTACCATTCATTGACTTTAATTAAATCAATTTCCGGTATACGAGGTACTATCGGAGGAGAAGTAGGAGAAGCGCTTACACCGGTAGATATTGTAAAATATGCTGCCGCTTATGGCACATATATTAAAGCCAAAAAAGATGATGCCAAAGTTATCATCGGGCGGGATGCCCGTGTTTCAGGCCCTATGGTGTCTTCACTGGTATCTTCCACTTTGCAGGGATTAGGTATTGATATCGTTGATATTCAGCTTGCCCCTACTCCCACAGTAGAACTTGCGGTGAAGGATGAGAACGCCGACGGAGGCATCATCATTACCGCCAGCCACAACCCTGGGCAATGGAATGCCCTGAAACTCCTTAACGCTGATGGCGAGTTTTTGTCTGCTGAAGCGGGAGAGGAAGTACTGCGCATTGCTGAAGAAGGTGCATTTGAGTTTGCTACTTCAAAAAAACTAGGTAGTTATAGTGTAATAGAAAACTACATAAGCAAGCACATAGAGAAGATACTAGCCCTTGCTGAAGTGGACAAAGACGCTATAGCGTCCCGTAACTTGAGGGTGGCTATTGACTGTGTCAATTCTGTAGGAGGTATCGCGGTACCTCAGCTTTTGGAAGCCCTGGGTGTAGAACAGGTAGAAAAGTTTTTCTGTGAGCCTGATGGTGCCTTTAAACGTAATCCTGAGCCCGTTCCTGAAAACCTAAATCATATTTGTTCTAAGATTGAGCAGGGGGCTTTTGACCTGGGCATTGTAGTAGATCCTGACGTGGACCGCCTGGTATTGATACAGGACAATGGCGCTCCTTTTGGCGAAGAATATACCCTGGTCGCAGTAGCTGATTATATTCTGGGGCTTAACAATGGAGGTAATACCGTTTCTAACCTATCTTCCTCGCAAGCACTACAGGATATTACTGAGAAACATGAAGGAAACTATACTGCCGCTGCCGTAGGTGAGGTGAATGTGGTAAAAGCGATGAAGGCTACCCATGCGGTGATCGGCGGAGAAGGAAATGGCGGTGTCATTTTTCCTAAGATGCACTACGGACGAGATGCGCTTACCGGAATAGCTCTTTTTCTTTCTCATCTTGCTAAATTTGGCAAGACCATGACCCAGCTAAAATCTACTTATCCTCAATACCACATTTCAAAGAACAAAATTGAGCTGACGCCTGAAATTGATATTGATAATATCATGAAAGGCATAAAGCTGAAATACAGCAATATGCCTGTCAACCCTATTGATGGTATCAAGATCAGCTTTGGCAAAGAGTGGGTGCATTTGCGCAGATCTAATACAGAACCTATCATTAGAATCATTGCTGAGTCTCATTCTCAGGTAACTGCCGATCATTTGGCCAATAAGCTTATCAGCGATATACGCGAAGTAATATCAGAAAGAGCATAGGTAGATTCCTATGCCTCTTTTCTGTGCTAATTTTAACTTCTTCTTTACTAAACACTACACGCCATGCAGGTCTATTTGGATAATGCCGCCACTACTCAGCTTTCGCCTGAAGTGTTTAAAGCCATGAAGCCTTATATGCTGGAGTTTTATGGTAATCCTTCCTCTACGCATGCCCATGGTAGAGCTACCCGCTCGGCCCTGGAAAAAGCACGAAAAAAAGTAGCGGACCTGCTTCATGGCTCTCCTTCTGAGATTTTCTTTACCTCCGGTGGTACAGAGGCAGACAACACTGCTATAAAATGCAGCATAGAAGCGTTGGGCATAACACATGCGATTACTTCTCACCTGGAACACCATGCCGTACTCCATACCCTTCAGGAACTGGCAAAAAAAA
Proteins encoded:
- a CDS encoding sodium/sugar symporter, with amino-acid sequence MGFSALDFGVFIGYCLFIIGLGLWVSRDKKGHEKDSQDYFLASRSLPWWAVGASLIASNISAEQFIGMSGSGYALGLAISTYEWMAAATLLVVGKFFLPIYIKKGIYTMPQFLADRYNDTVRTFMAIFWLLVYVFVNLTSVIYLGALSIETVLGVDLIYAIIGLALFALLYSIYGGLMAVAWTDVVQVIFLVLGGLATTYLALDIVGDGDIFGGLARLRNEAPDHFHMILEEGFMITDGQGGTTDAYQMLPGISVLIGGMWIVNLSYWGFNQYITQRALAAKNLDHAQRGVVFAGILKLLIPLIVVIPGIAAFVIVQNDAMGGDFTNIMTDPDTGFIVPDRAYPSLLSLLPNGMKGVAFAALTAAIVSSLASMANSTSTIFTMDIYRNYINKNASEHSLVRMGRIVVVVSFIIACLVAPALQGLGQVFQYIQEYTGYVSPGVFVIFVFGVFWKKTTPDAALTAAILTIPLSAALAFFFPELPFIDRMGVVFLILATLMIVISLVQSGKDQPNSIELSYDLFKTSRKFNVGALLIIGILAALYIIYW
- a CDS encoding toxin-antitoxin system YwqK family antitoxin codes for the protein MTMLFRLIWLVNIVVLLNTPLQAQLQKEYYDNGQLKSSGQLAEGQKTGEWSYYYPDGTLNAIEHYREGQIHGEIKYYDFNGHLEAIENWRLGQQEDSSYYYYPDGQVEKKGMFRGGLYEGKWFFFYEDGTPKRIGYYQDGLPSGEWIFYQENGELLQEGTFEQGQEQGKWKFYNKKGRLEYIGQYTEGERTGDWYYVDKKGRKEKVDY
- a CDS encoding UbiA family prenyltransferase; this translates as MITKSTLLHLRLPFSVFLLPIFLFALSVDVPEDWPRTFLVFFIIHFLLYPASNGYNSYFDKDEGSIGGLEKPPLVSKDLYWVALLLDLLAILLGLLINWQFALMLLIYGLVSKAYSHPSVRLKKHATASWFIAGFFQGCFTWLMAYMSIHDVEINEVWVLQYVLPALLSSLMLWGSYPMTQIYQHEEDVRRGDITLSYKLGVIGTFHFTAIVFAFSAIGFFLYYRYFFSLTQAFIYLIFLLPIISYFFYWYWQVRHEKSEVNYKSTMRLNMISGLSLNVFFLLMLLWAL
- a CDS encoding lmo0937 family membrane protein, whose amino-acid sequence is MSGLLYLVAIILLIGWLLGFFVFSVGNFIHILLVIAIIAILFRLIRGRGI
- the mazG gene encoding nucleoside triphosphate pyrophosphohydrolase, which produces MAKEKKAEARQAFERLLNIMDELRAQCPWDRKQTLESLRHLTIEETYELSDAIIEGDMPEIKKELGDLILHIVFYSKIASEQEAFDIKDVLDGICEKLIVRHPHIYGDVKAEDAATVERNWEQIKLKEKGNVKKTVLGGVPQSLPALIKAMRIQDKARGVGFDWEHKGQVWEKVEEEMEEFRAEEKVNNLEKMQDEYGDLLFSLVNYARFTGINPEEALERSNKKFIKRFNYLEEKAKSEGKDLGNMTLNEMDAYWNEAKNI
- the glmM gene encoding phosphoglucosamine mutase, coding for MTLIKSISGIRGTIGGEVGEALTPVDIVKYAAAYGTYIKAKKDDAKVIIGRDARVSGPMVSSLVSSTLQGLGIDIVDIQLAPTPTVELAVKDENADGGIIITASHNPGQWNALKLLNADGEFLSAEAGEEVLRIAEEGAFEFATSKKLGSYSVIENYISKHIEKILALAEVDKDAIASRNLRVAIDCVNSVGGIAVPQLLEALGVEQVEKFFCEPDGAFKRNPEPVPENLNHICSKIEQGAFDLGIVVDPDVDRLVLIQDNGAPFGEEYTLVAVADYILGLNNGGNTVSNLSSSQALQDITEKHEGNYTAAAVGEVNVVKAMKATHAVIGGEGNGGVIFPKMHYGRDALTGIALFLSHLAKFGKTMTQLKSTYPQYHISKNKIELTPEIDIDNIMKGIKLKYSNMPVNPIDGIKISFGKEWVHLRRSNTEPIIRIIAESHSQVTADHLANKLISDIREVISERA